A portion of the Rhinolophus sinicus isolate RSC01 linkage group LG03, ASM3656204v1, whole genome shotgun sequence genome contains these proteins:
- the GPR65 gene encoding psychosine receptor produces the protein MSSTCIDEQHDLDHYLFPIIYIVVVIVSIPANIGSLCVSFLQAKKENELGIYLFSLSLSDLLYAFTLPLWIDYTWNKDNWTFSPALCKGTAFFMYMNFYSSTAFLTCIAIDRYLAVVYPLKFHFLRTRRFAFMVSLSIWVLETIFNSVILWEDETAIEYCNVKKSNFTLCYDKYPLEKWQIRFNLFRTCTGYAIPLVIMIVCNQRVYQAVQHNQATEETEKKRIIKLLVGITLTFVLCFTPFHLMLLIRSIFERDVDINKHTFDHKTGKQNYKIYRITVALTSLNCIADPILYCFVTETGRSDMWNILKFCTGKLNKSQGQRKHTLSTSTKDTVELAILE, from the coding sequence atgagctccACATGTATTGATGAACAGCACGACCTGGATCACTATTTGTTTCCCATCATTTACATCGTTGTGGTAATAGTCAGCATTCCAGCCAATATTGGGTCTCTCTGTGTATCTTTTCTTcaagcaaagaaggaaaatgaattagGAATTTACCTCTTCAGTCTATCACTGTCAGATCTGCTGTATGCATTCACTCTCCCTCTGTGGATTGATTACACTTGGAATAAAGACAACTGGACTTTCTCTCCTGCCTTGTGCAAAGGGACTGCTTTCTTCATGTACATGAACTTTTACAGCAGCACAGCTTTCCTCACCTGCATTGCTATTGATCGGTACTTAGCAGTTGTCTATCCTTTGAAGTTTCATTTCCTAAGGACAAGAAGATTTGCATTCATGGTCAGCCTATCCATCTGGGTATTGGAAACCATCTTCAATTCTGTCATTCTGTGGGAAGATGAGACAGCCATAGAATACTGTAATGTCAAAAAGTCTAACTTTACTCTATGCTATGACAAATACCCTTTGGAGAAATGGCAAATTAGGTTCAACTTGTTTAGGACATGCACAGGCTATGCAATACCTTTGGTCATCATGATAGTTTGCAACCAGAGAGTCTACCAAGCTGTGCAGCATAATCAGGCCACGGAAGAGACTGAGAAGAAAAGAATCATAAAACTGCTTGTTGGTATCACATTGACTTTTGTCTTGTGCTTTACGCCCTTTCATCTGATGTTGCTGATTCGCAGCATTTTCGAGCGTGATGTAGACATTAACAAGCATACATTTGACCATAAGACTGGGaagcagaattataaaatatatagaatcaCGGTTGCATTAACAAGTTTAAATTGTATTGCTGATCCAATTCTGTACTGTTTTGTAACTGAAACAGGAAGgtctgatatgtggaatatattaaaattctGTACGGGAAAGCTTAATAAGTCACAAggacaaagaaaacacacactttCTACATCTACAAAAGATACTGTGGAGTTAGCTATCCTGGAATAG